The proteins below come from a single Saccharophagus degradans 2-40 genomic window:
- a CDS encoding GGDEF domain-containing response regulator, with the protein MATNILVIEDSLPTRKVLVGVVEKIGYRALQAESGEAGLELFATNAVDIVVLDVQLPGMDGFETCRKIREASGDDWLPVIYLSATHSDEYIVEGLEAGGDAYVTKPVNHTVLEAILKAMGRIAHMKNQLARANKELMKLANHDGLTKILNRRGFDEVMDRYWRQARRDQSEIGLLLIDIDHFKAYNDTYGHVRGDETLSAVAHSIEKALMRPIDIAARYGGEEFAVLLPCTGMEGAMTVGDRILEAIRDEAIPHLTSPVKSFLTVSIGVALSSGLASAEDLIKRADAALYQAKERGRNRVNIV; encoded by the coding sequence ATGGCCACGAATATTTTAGTTATTGAAGATAGCCTACCCACACGCAAGGTTTTGGTGGGAGTGGTAGAGAAAATTGGTTACCGGGCATTGCAGGCCGAAAGTGGCGAGGCTGGGCTAGAGCTGTTTGCTACGAATGCGGTAGATATTGTGGTGCTGGATGTGCAGCTGCCGGGCATGGATGGTTTTGAAACCTGCCGCAAAATTCGCGAAGCCAGCGGCGATGATTGGCTGCCCGTTATTTACCTTAGTGCCACACACTCCGATGAATATATTGTAGAAGGGCTAGAAGCCGGCGGTGATGCTTATGTAACCAAGCCTGTAAACCACACTGTGCTAGAGGCTATTTTAAAAGCCATGGGGCGCATCGCCCATATGAAAAACCAATTAGCGCGGGCAAATAAAGAGTTAATGAAGCTTGCCAATCACGATGGGCTTACCAAAATTTTGAACCGGCGCGGCTTCGATGAGGTGATGGATAGATACTGGCGCCAAGCGCGGCGCGACCAAAGTGAAATAGGCTTGCTGTTAATTGATATCGATCATTTTAAAGCTTACAACGATACCTACGGTCATGTGCGCGGGGATGAAACGTTAAGTGCTGTGGCGCATTCAATAGAAAAAGCTTTAATGCGCCCCATTGATATTGCCGCTCGCTATGGCGGTGAGGAATTTGCAGTACTATTGCCCTGCACAGGTATGGAAGGTGCTATGACTGTTGGCGATAGAATATTAGAAGCTATTCGCGACGAAGCTATACCCCACTTAACGTCCCCGGTTAAAAGTTTTTTAACCGTGAGTATAGGTGTGGCGTTGTCGTCTGGGTTGGCGAGCGCTGAAGATTTAATTAAGCGTGCAGATGCGGCATTGTATCAGGCGAAGGAGAGGGGACGTAATAGGGTTAATATTGTTTAA
- a CDS encoding cellulase family glycosylhydrolase, which translates to MTIKRWPFDRKGPPKKPNAKKLLASLAAALSLTAMQSTAAVEPLQTSGNQILVGNQAKALGGHSLFWHNVPAAGSLYNADTVSRLKNDWNSKVIRAAIGVEVPFNSENTYIGNKGSSLAAIDRVVNAAVANDMYVIIDFHTHHADQVENVAHDFFNEVSSRYGHLNNVIYEVFNEPEWCGEHGRWASTIKPYAERVIQTIRNNDPDNLVIVGTTCFSQDVDVAAADPINDVNVAYTLHFYAATPAHQQPLRDKAQTALDRGAPLFVTEWGTTTFTGDGFVDEAQTRTWINWLNERGISHVNWSASTQPESSAIWNGDMTYKHSGLLVGELVQQTNGTTTPPTGEISGPCDLHFVPAKAEAESFCTAKGIQFETTTDTGGGQNMGWLDAGDWVTFDVDVPASGQYLIDYRVASELGDGRFRTEAANGTALGTISVPNTGGWQNWQTHTHTVQLSQGTQTVKLVAETGGWNLNWFEVRAGEVCEGADCPCEGAECPCPDCNGTPVKFEAETFVAMQGVQLENTSDVGGGQNVGYIDSGDWITYNGALPASADNRYVVSYRVARQPSGNAKFKIEQPGGAAVYGEISVPSTGGWQTWTTISHTITIPANANGFALAAIDGGWNINWIEIKPATTQPPEPINPLKLQAEDYINFNDTTPGNEGGAHRSDDVDIQATTDTGGGFNVGWVDAGEWLEYEFFLESPDFYAADVRVASDQTGGALQLQIDGQNVGQAITVGNTGGWQAWTTKNTLIGDLSAGTHTLRVYAQSGPLNLNWVELKRTTPAPATSCFNIAEDRLNVHLDAHCTAGSNLQYNWDFGDGNSATGVATSHSYYTSGTYTITLTVSDTRTTDTSSQQVTVDFSAPAGPVDFYGELMVNGNRIHGEKTGEPAQVRGMSFFWSNTGWGQEKWWNASTVDRMVDEFKVELVRGAMGTDEGGGYLHDASNKARLQAVVEQAIARNVYVIIDWHTHHAEDNIAEAITFFSEMAQLYGHHDNVIFEIYNEPLNTTSWGTIKHYAEQVIPAIRAHSDNLIVVGTRTWSQNVDEAAFDKINDSNTAYALHFYVGSHGNHVRNLAQTALNNGAAIFASEWGIWPNNNYDGMNADDWMNFLDQNKISWANWAISDKVDPNTGQLEPPSMFNPDGSLSSNGQYVVNKLNEYAAQAPWREAIAN; encoded by the coding sequence ATGACAATTAAACGTTGGCCGTTCGACCGAAAAGGCCCACCTAAAAAACCTAACGCTAAAAAATTACTCGCAAGCTTAGCGGCTGCACTAAGCTTAACCGCCATGCAAAGCACTGCAGCGGTAGAGCCATTACAAACCAGCGGCAATCAAATTCTTGTTGGCAACCAAGCCAAAGCCCTTGGCGGCCACAGCTTGTTTTGGCATAACGTGCCGGCAGCAGGCAGCTTATACAATGCAGATACAGTAAGCAGGCTTAAGAATGATTGGAACTCCAAGGTTATTCGGGCCGCAATTGGGGTTGAAGTACCTTTCAATTCAGAAAACACCTACATAGGCAATAAGGGCAGCTCGCTGGCCGCAATAGACCGCGTAGTTAATGCCGCTGTTGCCAACGATATGTATGTGATTATCGATTTTCATACTCACCATGCAGATCAAGTAGAAAACGTTGCCCACGACTTTTTCAACGAAGTTTCTAGCCGTTACGGTCATTTAAACAATGTTATTTATGAAGTATTTAACGAGCCAGAATGGTGTGGCGAGCACGGTCGGTGGGCATCTACCATTAAGCCCTACGCCGAGCGCGTTATCCAAACCATTCGCAACAATGACCCAGACAACCTAGTAATAGTAGGCACTACCTGTTTCTCGCAAGATGTAGATGTAGCCGCAGCCGACCCCATTAACGATGTAAACGTGGCCTATACGCTACACTTTTACGCAGCCACCCCTGCCCACCAGCAACCCTTGCGCGACAAGGCCCAAACCGCGCTCGACCGCGGCGCGCCACTATTTGTAACCGAATGGGGTACAACCACATTTACAGGTGATGGTTTTGTAGATGAGGCGCAAACGCGCACATGGATTAACTGGTTAAACGAACGCGGTATTAGCCACGTTAACTGGTCGGCGTCTACCCAGCCAGAAAGCTCAGCTATATGGAATGGCGACATGACCTACAAGCATTCGGGCTTATTGGTTGGCGAACTGGTGCAACAAACAAATGGCACAACCACGCCACCAACCGGTGAAATAAGTGGCCCGTGCGATTTACATTTTGTACCTGCCAAAGCCGAGGCTGAAAGCTTCTGTACCGCCAAAGGCATTCAATTTGAAACCACCACCGACACGGGCGGCGGCCAAAACATGGGCTGGCTAGATGCCGGCGACTGGGTAACTTTTGATGTAGATGTACCTGCTAGCGGCCAATATTTAATAGATTACCGCGTAGCATCAGAGCTAGGTGATGGTCGGTTCCGCACCGAAGCCGCCAACGGCACTGCCCTTGGCACAATATCTGTACCCAATACCGGCGGCTGGCAGAATTGGCAAACGCACACACACACAGTGCAACTCTCGCAAGGCACACAAACCGTTAAACTAGTTGCCGAAACTGGTGGCTGGAACTTAAATTGGTTTGAAGTGCGCGCAGGTGAGGTGTGCGAAGGCGCTGACTGCCCATGTGAAGGAGCCGAATGCCCTTGCCCAGATTGCAACGGCACACCGGTTAAGTTTGAGGCAGAAACGTTTGTGGCTATGCAAGGCGTGCAGCTAGAAAACACATCCGATGTGGGCGGCGGCCAAAACGTTGGCTACATTGATAGCGGCGACTGGATAACTTACAACGGGGCCTTGCCCGCAAGTGCAGACAACCGCTATGTAGTGTCTTATAGAGTAGCGCGTCAACCTAGCGGCAATGCCAAATTTAAAATAGAACAGCCAGGTGGAGCAGCGGTATATGGCGAAATTTCGGTGCCCAGCACCGGCGGCTGGCAAACATGGACAACCATTAGCCACACCATAACAATTCCCGCTAACGCAAACGGCTTTGCACTAGCAGCAATAGATGGCGGTTGGAATATAAACTGGATAGAAATAAAACCGGCGACCACTCAACCACCCGAGCCAATCAACCCGTTAAAACTTCAAGCTGAAGATTACATCAACTTTAACGACACCACCCCCGGTAACGAAGGCGGTGCACACAGAAGCGATGATGTAGATATTCAAGCAACTACCGATACCGGTGGCGGTTTTAATGTTGGCTGGGTAGACGCTGGCGAATGGCTAGAGTATGAGTTCTTTTTAGAGTCTCCTGATTTTTATGCAGCTGATGTACGGGTTGCTTCAGACCAAACTGGCGGCGCACTGCAACTACAAATAGATGGCCAAAACGTTGGCCAAGCCATTACCGTTGGCAACACCGGTGGCTGGCAAGCGTGGACAACCAAAAACACACTCATTGGCGACCTAAGTGCAGGCACCCACACGTTGCGTGTATACGCGCAAAGCGGCCCATTAAATTTAAACTGGGTAGAGCTAAAGCGTACAACGCCCGCACCAGCCACTTCGTGTTTTAATATTGCCGAAGACCGCTTAAACGTTCACCTAGATGCGCACTGTACTGCAGGCAGCAACCTGCAATACAATTGGGATTTTGGTGACGGCAACAGCGCAACCGGCGTAGCCACTAGCCACAGCTACTACACTAGCGGCACTTACACCATTACCTTAACCGTTAGTGATACCCGCACCACAGACACCTCTAGCCAACAGGTAACGGTAGATTTTTCTGCCCCTGCAGGCCCTGTGGATTTTTACGGCGAACTAATGGTGAATGGCAACCGCATTCACGGCGAAAAAACCGGCGAACCCGCACAAGTACGCGGCATGAGCTTTTTTTGGAGCAACACCGGTTGGGGCCAAGAAAAATGGTGGAACGCCAGCACCGTGGACCGCATGGTTGATGAGTTCAAAGTAGAACTTGTGCGCGGCGCAATGGGCACTGATGAAGGCGGCGGTTATTTACACGACGCGTCTAATAAGGCTCGCTTACAAGCAGTTGTTGAACAAGCCATTGCACGCAATGTGTATGTAATTATCGACTGGCACACCCACCATGCCGAAGATAACATTGCCGAAGCCATTACATTCTTTAGCGAAATGGCGCAGCTTTATGGCCACCACGACAACGTGATTTTCGAGATTTACAACGAGCCATTAAACACCACAAGCTGGGGCACTATTAAGCACTACGCTGAACAAGTTATTCCTGCTATTCGCGCTCATTCCGATAATTTAATTGTTGTGGGCACGCGCACCTGGTCGCAAAACGTAGACGAAGCCGCGTTCGATAAAATTAACGACAGCAACACCGCCTACGCCCTGCACTTTTATGTTGGCTCGCACGGCAACCACGTTCGCAACCTAGCACAAACCGCACTAAACAACGGCGCGGCTATTTTTGCTAGCGAATGGGGAATTTGGCCAAACAACAACTACGATGGCATGAACGCCGACGATTGGATGAACTTTTTAGACCAAAACAAAATATCTTGGGCTAACTGGGCCATATCCGACAAAGTAGACCCCAACACAGGCCAACTAGAACCACCCAGCATGTTCAACCCAGACGGCAGCCTAAGCAGTAATGGTCAATATGTAGTGAACAAACTAAATGAATACGCAGCACAAGCACCGTGGAGGGAGGCAATCGCTAATTGA
- a CDS encoding sensor histidine kinase: protein MAFFPKQQRFWLYHAAGVGVVFLFQLVAFLMREDFVEMNVTAAFIWLPLFTLAVLVFRTLYARYNGANMGMGKLIPIALIYGLVSGLTITTLIFLALLPGFGDELFNPETLASIGISETEMLVNFFISNTFIQMLYMSGWIFIYTSTVASRRAKQSELDNLKLQNNLRESQLSNLANQLNPHFLFNSLNNIRFVIHENPNHADAMVTALSEILRYSLASTSKPKVTLEEELGFIERYIAIVKLQLEDRLRFNLNVSSQLKHCLVPPMILQLLIENAVKHGMENLPSGGDLDVTVAELSGKLSGKLSIVVTNPIPVSKANADGTGTGLKNIQHRLQLLYGSNASIKLEPSATHFTVHLILPIEKNDESTHY, encoded by the coding sequence GTGGCTTTTTTCCCTAAACAACAACGATTTTGGCTATACCACGCAGCGGGTGTAGGGGTTGTATTCTTATTCCAGCTCGTCGCATTCTTAATGCGCGAAGATTTTGTAGAAATGAATGTGACGGCGGCTTTTATTTGGCTGCCTCTGTTTACCCTCGCTGTACTTGTTTTTCGCACCCTATATGCGCGCTATAACGGCGCCAATATGGGTATGGGTAAACTTATTCCTATTGCTTTAATCTATGGCTTGGTAAGCGGGCTTACAATAACCACACTTATATTTTTAGCGCTGTTACCTGGCTTTGGCGATGAGCTGTTTAACCCAGAAACGCTTGCAAGTATTGGTATTAGCGAAACCGAAATGTTAGTTAACTTTTTTATCAGCAATACCTTTATACAAATGTTGTACATGAGTGGCTGGATATTTATTTATACATCTACAGTGGCAAGCCGCAGGGCGAAACAGTCGGAGCTAGATAACCTTAAGTTGCAAAACAACCTGCGTGAATCACAGCTTAGTAATTTAGCGAATCAGCTTAACCCACATTTTCTATTTAACTCTTTAAATAATATTCGATTTGTTATTCACGAAAATCCTAATCATGCAGATGCAATGGTAACGGCTTTATCAGAAATACTCCGTTATTCACTTGCCAGTACAAGTAAGCCTAAAGTAACTCTCGAAGAAGAGCTGGGGTTTATAGAGCGCTATATAGCGATAGTTAAATTGCAGCTAGAGGATAGGTTGCGGTTTAATTTGAACGTGAGTTCGCAACTAAAGCATTGCTTAGTACCGCCTATGATTTTGCAGCTATTAATAGAAAACGCTGTAAAGCACGGCATGGAAAACTTGCCCAGTGGTGGCGATTTAGATGTAACCGTAGCAGAACTAAGCGGCAAGTTGAGCGGTAAGTTAAGCATTGTGGTTACTAACCCTATACCTGTTTCAAAAGCCAATGCAGATGGCACAGGCACAGGGTTAAAAAATATTCAGCATCGTTTGCAGTTGCTGTATGGCAGTAACGCAAGTATCAAGCTAGAACCTAGCGCCACCCATTTTACCGTTCACTTAATTTTACCTATTGAGAAAAACGATGAAAGCACTCATTATTGA
- a CDS encoding RebB family R body protein: protein MNYPTSVNGQITDAVTQENVKVLGEAPAVAMGNLYHTIGSSVAMAAANAVYAQQQANVIYQAATVIGINTLAAAWSTVLPPVDK, encoded by the coding sequence ATGAACTACCCAACGTCTGTTAATGGGCAAATTACCGATGCGGTTACCCAGGAGAATGTGAAGGTGCTTGGTGAGGCGCCAGCTGTGGCTATGGGGAATTTGTATCACACTATTGGTAGCTCTGTTGCTATGGCGGCCGCGAATGCGGTGTACGCGCAGCAGCAGGCGAATGTGATCTATCAGGCTGCAACGGTTATTGGTATTAATACGTTGGCAGCGGCGTGGAGTACTGTTTTACCGCCGGTAGATAAATAA
- a CDS encoding helix-turn-helix domain-containing protein — protein MDTVLFNFHDLVLILTAFECLLFALLLSATNKEKVISTYFFIGFLICHIFIPVHELTFWGKQFRIWMLDISPNLFFVGSYAYFLDGPLLYFFVRSLLYKDFKFKQIHLLHALPVILFFIHMVVSFYLQGYDERHRLIETQHIAYSSPYLYFDAAGRYMRVVYAVLCFVLIFNYGEQLKNVFANLNKRDLAWLKVMLTSFLVLFSWDALLLTIKLHGLANDDFNMDLLNVFGLSGYYLTFAVLNILIFLKFTLFTSVASVNESATPERHDEKLEGVDKAVVDHIEKTMAESKIYTMPDITVDRLAAEMKMPAKRLSQTIKQHFHLNFYEFINSYRIEEAKRLLSDPESANKTITEIYYEVGFNSKSVFNTFFKRVVELTPSQYREQQAKANNSDKAGFALVRREK, from the coding sequence ATGGATACAGTACTCTTTAATTTTCACGACCTTGTACTGATTCTTACCGCCTTTGAATGCCTGCTTTTCGCGCTATTACTAAGCGCAACCAATAAAGAAAAAGTCATAAGCACTTATTTTTTTATAGGCTTTTTAATTTGTCATATATTTATCCCTGTGCACGAACTTACCTTTTGGGGTAAGCAATTTCGTATATGGATGCTAGATATATCGCCCAACTTATTCTTTGTGGGCAGCTACGCTTACTTCTTAGATGGGCCCTTGCTGTACTTTTTTGTGCGCTCACTGCTGTATAAAGATTTTAAATTCAAGCAAATACACCTATTACACGCGCTGCCAGTCATACTGTTTTTTATTCATATGGTGGTATCGTTTTACTTGCAGGGCTACGACGAACGGCACCGCTTAATAGAAACCCAGCACATTGCTTATTCATCCCCCTATTTATACTTCGATGCCGCCGGTCGCTATATGCGCGTGGTGTATGCGGTGTTATGTTTTGTGCTTATATTTAATTACGGCGAGCAACTTAAAAACGTATTTGCCAATTTAAATAAACGCGACCTTGCCTGGTTGAAAGTTATGCTAACTAGCTTCTTAGTATTATTTAGCTGGGATGCCTTACTGCTAACTATAAAGCTACATGGCCTAGCCAACGACGACTTTAATATGGACTTATTAAACGTATTCGGGCTAAGCGGCTATTACCTAACCTTCGCCGTGTTAAACATACTTATATTCTTGAAGTTCACCCTGTTTACTTCGGTAGCCTCGGTAAACGAAAGTGCAACGCCAGAGCGCCATGACGAAAAATTAGAAGGCGTAGATAAAGCAGTCGTTGACCATATAGAAAAAACGATGGCAGAGTCTAAAATTTATACAATGCCAGATATCACGGTAGATAGATTAGCAGCCGAAATGAAGATGCCAGCCAAGCGGCTATCGCAAACCATAAAACAGCATTTTCACTTAAACTTTTACGAGTTTATTAACAGCTACCGTATAGAAGAAGCCAAGCGCTTACTTAGCGACCCAGAAAGCGCCAATAAAACCATTACCGAGATTTACTACGAAGTTGGCTTTAATAGTAAATCTGTGTTTAATACATTCTTTAAACGCGTTGTAGAGCTTACACCTAGCCAGTATAGAGAGCAGCAAGCTAAGGCAAATAACAGTGATAAGGCGGGGTTTGCGTTGGTTCGGCGGGAAAAATAA
- a CDS encoding serine hydrolase domain-containing protein, with translation MQTVKRTRKLFTTVAISMLALALPLQAFAQDEQPAQSFDGLVERIHNLSETHDAPAFALAVIEGGKLSGTHVEGKADRDANIDATANTLFRIGSISKMFVGLAALKLEQEGLLDMNAEVRSLAPEIPFENQWEATDPVRFIHLLEHTTGWDDMHMRAYSYEARDNLTLEEGLNLFPESRVTRWVPGTREAYCNSGPAVAAFIIQKITGVPFEEYVQQHFFTPIGMPTTTFFKPQPYDNAAKVYHSGKHQPYWSLTVRPSGAVNSSLTEMTHFLSFLMNKGRVDNHQILPAHLFDKMEMPHSTLGARQGIEAGYGITNMLDGYQGATMNGHGGAVAGGMAFVGYFRELDAGFVLLMTGDGLAFHHSLEQIKKYLTRELTFPTDWSEAAKAYPLPDKFKALDGWYRPINSRTKRMDLMLHLLGAQKIWHEENVVHRSPLLEGWVSNEIAYDKHVLTDAWTNLPSLAMTNDPIAGETVQVVGNLYQKTSALNVFGLLALVMFTVLFSVIGLLYAVCWVPYRYVKKQFHKPSTALLIWPTLSSLSLVLFLILPIFVGVNFELLAKVNAITLGILMTSVLFPLFTLVACVRQYQLRNSPASKVLYWFVGGVIALHVFMSIYLACFDFVFLRTWLT, from the coding sequence ATGCAAACTGTTAAACGTACACGAAAGTTATTTACCACCGTTGCTATTTCAATGCTCGCGCTAGCATTACCGTTGCAGGCTTTCGCGCAAGATGAACAGCCAGCGCAAAGTTTCGACGGGCTAGTGGAAAGAATTCACAACCTTAGCGAAACTCACGATGCACCTGCATTCGCGCTTGCAGTTATTGAAGGCGGTAAATTAAGCGGTACGCACGTAGAAGGTAAAGCAGATAGGGATGCGAATATAGACGCAACAGCGAATACATTATTCCGCATAGGGTCTATTTCTAAAATGTTTGTCGGCCTGGCTGCGCTTAAGCTAGAGCAAGAAGGCCTGTTAGATATGAACGCCGAGGTGCGCTCGTTGGCCCCTGAAATCCCCTTCGAAAACCAGTGGGAGGCAACCGACCCTGTACGCTTTATTCATTTGTTAGAGCATACCACCGGCTGGGATGATATGCATATGCGCGCATACAGCTATGAGGCGCGGGATAATCTTACATTGGAAGAAGGGCTAAATTTATTTCCAGAGTCCCGTGTAACGCGCTGGGTACCGGGCACACGAGAAGCCTATTGCAACTCCGGCCCTGCTGTTGCTGCATTTATTATTCAGAAAATTACCGGTGTACCTTTCGAAGAATATGTACAGCAACATTTCTTTACGCCTATAGGTATGCCAACAACAACTTTCTTTAAGCCTCAGCCATACGATAACGCCGCCAAGGTGTATCATTCTGGCAAGCATCAGCCTTATTGGTCGCTTACTGTGCGTCCGTCGGGGGCTGTTAACTCATCGCTAACTGAAATGACTCACTTCCTTTCATTCTTAATGAACAAAGGCCGTGTGGATAACCACCAAATACTACCCGCACACCTATTCGATAAAATGGAAATGCCGCATTCTACATTGGGCGCACGGCAGGGTATTGAAGCGGGTTATGGCATAACAAATATGCTCGATGGCTACCAAGGCGCAACGATGAATGGCCACGGCGGCGCTGTAGCGGGAGGCATGGCATTTGTAGGGTATTTTCGTGAACTAGACGCAGGCTTCGTGCTGCTAATGACAGGCGATGGCCTTGCCTTTCACCATTCTTTAGAGCAAATTAAAAAATACCTTACTCGCGAGCTAACCTTCCCTACCGATTGGAGTGAAGCGGCGAAAGCATACCCGCTGCCAGATAAGTTTAAAGCATTAGATGGCTGGTATAGGCCGATTAATTCTCGAACTAAACGTATGGACTTAATGCTGCATTTATTAGGTGCACAAAAAATATGGCACGAGGAAAATGTAGTACACAGGTCACCGTTGTTGGAAGGCTGGGTAAGTAATGAAATTGCTTACGATAAACACGTACTCACCGATGCGTGGACAAACTTGCCAAGCTTAGCGATGACTAATGACCCAATAGCAGGTGAAACCGTTCAGGTTGTTGGTAACCTTTACCAAAAAACGTCTGCCCTGAATGTATTTGGCTTGTTAGCGCTAGTAATGTTTACCGTGTTGTTTTCCGTTATTGGGTTGTTGTATGCGGTTTGTTGGGTGCCATACCGCTATGTTAAAAAGCAGTTTCATAAACCTTCAACAGCGTTGTTAATATGGCCAACTCTATCGAGTTTAAGTTTGGTGCTATTTCTAATTTTGCCCATATTTGTGGGGGTGAACTTTGAGTTGCTGGCGAAGGTTAATGCCATCACACTGGGTATATTAATGACAAGTGTATTGTTCCCGCTGTTTACGCTTGTTGCTTGTGTGCGCCAATATCAATTGCGTAATAGCCCTGCTAGCAAAGTACTGTATTGGTTTGTAGGTGGTGTTATTGCATTGCATGTTTTTATGAGTATTTATTTGGCTTGCTTTGATTTTGTATTTCTTAGAACCTGGCTAACCTAA
- a CDS encoding LytR/AlgR family response regulator transcription factor, producing the protein MKALIIEDSRLAREGLARMLSDYPAINVVGKAADAHEAKVLIEATKPDVLFLDIHMPGKTGLELLEELDELPKIIFTTAYSEYAIKSFEYPTIDYLLKPISQERLAVAVNKLLSDDTLTQQVQPPARKLELNSKIFIKDGEACHLVALNDIYYIESCKNYVRAFFANKKAFVRKNMTQIEEVLPSEIFFRASRQGIINLNHIQNIEASVGDGYEVTLTNGVVAEVSRRNAARLKEMLSF; encoded by the coding sequence ATGAAAGCACTCATTATTGAAGACTCCCGCTTGGCGCGCGAAGGCTTAGCACGCATGCTTAGCGATTACCCCGCTATTAATGTTGTTGGCAAAGCCGCAGATGCCCACGAGGCCAAAGTATTAATAGAGGCGACCAAACCCGATGTGTTATTTTTAGATATACACATGCCCGGCAAAACAGGGTTAGAGCTTTTAGAAGAGCTCGACGAGCTGCCAAAAATAATATTTACCACCGCCTATTCTGAATATGCAATTAAATCTTTCGAGTACCCAACGATAGATTATTTACTAAAACCCATTAGCCAAGAGCGGCTAGCAGTGGCAGTAAATAAGCTGCTTAGTGATGATACGCTTACACAGCAGGTGCAACCGCCAGCAAGAAAGCTTGAGCTAAATAGCAAAATATTTATAAAAGACGGCGAAGCTTGCCATTTGGTGGCGCTGAACGATATTTACTACATTGAAAGCTGTAAGAATTATGTGCGCGCGTTTTTCGCTAACAAAAAAGCATTTGTACGCAAAAACATGACCCAAATAGAAGAGGTGCTGCCAAGTGAAATATTTTTTAGGGCGAGCAGGCAAGGCATTATTAACTTAAACCATATACAAAATATAGAGGCATCGGTGGGCGACGGCTACGAAGTAACCCTCACCAACGGCGTTGTTGCCGAAGTGTCGCGCAGAAACGCGGCAAGGTTAAAGGAGATGTTGAGTTTCTAG